The Camelina sativa cultivar DH55 chromosome 16, Cs, whole genome shotgun sequence sequence gtaacctcaaaaaaaaaaaaaaaaaaaaaaaaaaaNNNNNNNNNNNNNNNNNNNNNNNNNNNNNNNNNNNNNNNNNNNNNNNNNNNNNNNNNNNNNNNNNNNNNNNNNNNNNNNNNNNNNNNNNNNNNNNNNNNNNNNNNNNNNNNNNNNNNNNNNNNNNNNNNNNNNNNNNNNNNNNNNNNNNNNNNNNNNNNNNNNNNNNNNNNNNNNNNNNNNNNNNNNNNNNNNNNNNNNNNNNNNNNNNNNNNNNNNNNNNNNNNNNNNNNNNNNNNNNNNNNNNNNNNNNNNNNNNNNNNNNNNNNNNNNNNNNNNNNNNNNNNNNNNNNNNNNNNNNNNNNNNNNNNNNNNNNNNNNNNNNNNNNNNNNNNNNNNNNNNNNNNNNNNNNNNNNNNNNNNNNNNNNNNNNNNNNNNNNNNNNNNNNNNNNNNNNNNNNNNNNNNNNNNNNNNNNNNNNNNNNNNNNNNNNNNNNNNNNNNNNNNNNNNNNNNNNNNNNNNNNNNNNNNNNNNNNNNNNNNNNNNNNNNNNNNNNNNNNNNNNNNNNNNNNNNNNNNNNNNNNNNNNNNNNNNNNNNNNNNNNNNNNNNNNNNNNNNNNNNNNNNNNNNNNNNNNNNNNNNNGACCGTTTCGCTGACGACGTTAAGTCCGGTAAAGCTTGGAGAGACGCGTGGCGGACCGCTAACGATGGATTCGAGCAATTCGTTTTCGAGGCTAAGAAGACCGCCGAGCGAATCGATCGTCAGTACGCTGTTTCTCGCCGGTTAAGCTCCGCTGCTAGTTCTGCCGGTGACCGTGCTCGTGAGATTGATCGTGAATTTGGGATTAGTCCTCGTGTCAGGAGCTTCTCTGCCGATTTAAGTAGAAATTTCCCTAAGGTATAACATAGAATTGATAAAGAAGATGAACTCAATCTTGATTTAGATTCTCATGTGCTATGCTATATTAATCCCTTCTTCTAGTAGATTCCTTGAGTCTTCATTGTTGCTGACCATTAGAATCCTACAAATTGTGAAGGCCATGTATCGAGTCTTCTTTTTGAAGTAAAGAGACTTGGTTTCAGTTCCCTTCACTTCACAGGCTAGCATTTACTTGTTATGTATACACCTGCAATGTTGAATCATATCTGTGTAATTTAGTTGGTTTTATAAGAGTTACATATATTGATGCAAATGACAGGGGTTGACCTCTGATATATCAGGTGGTTGTTTTGTATATACATGACcctttttctttgctttgtgcTGAGGTTTCCCCTTGTGTTTTTCTTTACAGTACAGGAAACAATTCAGTGCCTTCTTGAATACACCGCTCGGTGGAAGTTTTGCGGTAAGTGTTACACTTATACTGCtattttctctttacttttactAAACTATGATTGAGCCCGAGTTGGAATCATTTAAGGCAGTATCATATAATTGATCAATAACAACATTTTTTCCGCTTAAGATCACTAGTTATCTCGTGAAAGATCTGTCTGACCTTTTGAGTTTTTGTACATTTTGCGGGTTTATTGTCTGTAAGGGCAACATGCTAGGACTATGGAAACCAAATTAGTTTCTGTGATGTTGATTTATCAGGAATATGATAATGATTACCACTGACTTGTCTGATTATAACCTGCTTTTGAATGAATCTTACTGACTGAGTTTAGAATTCTAATATTGGATATATTATGCTTTGATTACATTTCCAgactattttctttctttggtttgcCCTCTCTGGATGGCTTTTCCGAGTAATAATAATTGCGACTTGGGTTCTTCCAATTGCTGGCCCTCTTCTCATTGGTGCAGTGGCCAACAACTTTGTCATCAAGGTATAGCTATTAAATCTCAGGTCCTATTATCTACATTCTTCGTTTTGGTTTATGAAACCGATATTTTCTTTCTGGGTTACATGTATGATGAAGTGTCTTGATTCTTGTAACAGAATGTGTGTTTCTAAGCTCTGTTATAACACGTTTGGGTCTGTTCAGGGAGAATGCCCAGCATGTAAGAGGCAGTTCATAGGATACAAGAGCCAGATTATCAGATGCGAGGGGTGTGGGAACATAGTGTGGCAGCCACAAGACGACTTCTTCTCAAAAGATggcaacaacaataataacagCAAGGGAAACTCTAAAAAGCCATCTAAATCCCAAATCATTGATGTCGATTTTGAGGAGAAATGATGATTAGAGAGAGACCGAGAATGAAGCagaaagctctctctctcttgttgcACTTAATGCTCACatgaagataaagaaaatgTGTTTATAACTGAACCATTTGCTGTATTTTTTGTCTGTTTTGAGCTGCAGCTCTGTAGAAGGCATCGTGTTTTACATGTTGTGTACATGATAAGGTTTCCTTGTAGATGGACAAATGTAGTTTCCACAAGCCGGGAGACTTGATTGAAACTCCTAAAGTTTTTACATCTTAGACAAATCATATATTATAGAACTTCACCACTATTTGTATttacactttttgttttatttcacaTTTAGCATGATATATTAGTGTGTTTTCCTGAAACCACAAATTTCTAGtattcaataaaaattaaaaaagttaagtGAAGCAGCTCTTTTTGTGTTCGGTGAAGATATCTTATGACAAGAAAATGAAAGTATTctaatcaaaattcacatgtggttcagaaacaataacaaacatgGCCGAGTCGAGATAGTATTCCAACAAGTGAATACTGAATAGTGATATATACAATGAATGTTCTACCTTAAGTCTGAAAATGGACTTCGCCCACTAAAAATGTTCATAGCTATGCTGATCCGGTTGGTTTTAAAGACACTAATCCTATGGTCTCTGCTCCACCTTTGTCTGCCTGTGTTACTCTTTCACAAGCTTCATATAAGAACAAAGAACACGACTGTTTTTTTACATGAATGGTAGGTTTTCTTTCATATTGATATTAACTTTTGCCACTTGTTAGGCCATTGAAATGCTTCGTAAAACAGAATCTCTGGCCGAACCTTTCTTTCTCCACAGAATCTGATCACATTCTTCCAGTTACCTACAACCTATGGCATCACCACATATATCAATAATGTCTCACCTATCTAAGTTCCCAATTCAACTCATAGAaaactgttttttctttacCTCTTCTGCTAAACCTTCATGTGTCAGACTGACCCACCGGTTCTTTTTATAAGCCATGCAAATGTATTCTCCTATTTCAACACAACCAATCTGCAATCCAGGATTCTGATGCTGTAACagagaaatagaaaaacaatAACACAAACATTTGTGACCCTGTTTCAGATTTTATCATTGACACAAGCCTGTACTTAATGTTTGCTTCTTCTAAGCCTTCGTACAGCCTGCTAATATCTATCTCCCAGTCCAATGCCtttgttgtttcaaatatttcttttttcggTTTCATTCTTCACCCATTCCAACACTATGTTGCAAACCTACAAAAATAGCAACACCAGTTTAGCATGCCACAATAAATGAAGGGAGTAAATTAGATTACAATCATGGTCATCACTTACCAATTGTGAAAATAGGCGGGCATCTACTTATAGTGTGGTGGACAAAGTTTGTCTCTCCACAGCCTCCTGTTTTAACATCACATATCATTCCATCTTTCATGCGGATCACTTTGAGGCTGTCCTCAAACTTTATATCCCCAAAATCACActgcatatataaataatcacagaGCAATATTTTAAGTACCAGCTTgtgtagaaaagaaaaatatggaaataaatgaaacaaacctTTAAGTTTCTGATTGAATTTGCAGCCAAAACAATTCCGTAAGAACTTTGCTCAGGATAATTTGGCTCCCTTCTGCATTTCCTACAACTCATTCTTTCATATTCCTCCAACGTAAAAAGGCGAGTTACCAAGCTTTCTCTTTCTGGAGTTTTCCAGCAATGACAAAACTCGAGGATCGTGACAACTATCTCAACAGCATCACTTGACTGCAAAGAGTAAAAATCTGAATGACATGTACAACCATggaataacaatcaagcttaaaaGCTTATGTTTATCCCCACAAACCATGGAATGAACTTCTTCTAGGGAAGCAAGTAAGTTGCTCAGGAGGTAACTGTAGAGTCCCTCTTCTGTTATCTGTTCCGAGACAAAGGcagaaaataaattttgcaGTGCATAAGGAACTTGATCTCCCAAGTTGTCATGAAATGGTTGGCCATTGTGCACCAAATCTTCTTTAAAAACCTTAATGTTTAAAAGGGCCTGCAGTAGCACAAATtgtcaaaacaaacaaggaggtaaagagataatatatgaaaacaaaaaatgactgGATTTAGTAGAGATGAGTCAAGGTTTTGAATCTCATTTTTGATGGTGACGGATATACCTTAAGCGTCATGTCAAGAGCTGAACGGTATCTGGTTGCATCTTCTGAATCTTTTCTACGCATATTGTTCAAATCTTGAAGATCACGAATGAAAGACGTAAGAAACAAgcatctcaaaaaaaaaaagcaagttgTAAATTACAAAGCTCTCGTTTAACCTTTAATAGCGTCCTCTTGATTGTTAGTGTTGGAAAAACTTTCCAATCGATCCCTTTCTTCTGGTTCCATAGAATCTTCTTCTGCTGTTTTTAGTGATGTAACTCCCGGTTCAAGGTTAATAGAAGATTCCCTGGACATATTAAGAACACGTTTTGCTCAcagaaaacctaaaaaaaatttataaacttgCAAAAAGAGTCCTGAGAAACTAGTACTTACTGTTCGACATCCTGAACAAGATGACTAGACATGCTCGCTGAAGTTCTCTGTTACACCATGAAGGAAATTCATTCTTACGACTGAGTAATCAAAAATTCATGGAAGCAAATATTTAGACCTTCCACAACCTTgttgcttttatgtttcttcttctttggtccTAACTTCTTccccttctctttcttttccttggTTAAAAGTTCTGCTTCTACTGCAGCTAACTTGGCTTTGGCATCCATATCTACAATTCCATCCAACTCTTCCTAGAAGAAGAGACATAAATTATAACATAAGGTACCAGTCAATGAGAAAACCAGGGGGAAGATGAAAGCTCTATGTACAAAACCAAAGTTAAAAACTAACCCGCAAGAAACGTTTCAGCAGGGGAAGGATATAAGAGCGGTAGTCAAAAACAGAAAGCCTGACAAGGTCGTCTAGCAAATTTATCCTTGAATTTTCAACCAGCAAAATATTTGAATCGGCTAGCAGAACCTGcgagtcaatatatatattacgaaaACAATAAATGTTAATCTGTTGTAAATTAAAACTTAGAACAGGATTGAACCTGCTTGGTGACAACTGATTTCAGAAGGTCTATGGACTTTAACACAATATCATCACTGAGATTTTTGTGACCATATATAAGTGTCAGGCAGTCTTCTGCATTAGTGAAATCAAATGTGGGTTGCGATGCACCTTCGAGTACATCTCGTACTGCACACAAGAATAGTTCTGTAACATGAGGATCTTCGACATCTATCGTTAACTGCTCTTCACATTTCTTGTATAGAAGAGATGCATAAATGTTCCTTTGATCTTCCCGAATATTCATTCTACTTTCATCTTCTTGTATACAAAAGTTCTTGGCCTGATTAAGACATTCATCATAACATAGGATCCGCCACGTCTTTGCATATCTGGCTACCAAAGTCCTCCGCGTGAAGTGAATGGCTCTCAGAACAGCCACCCTTATATCAAGATTGTGTGACCTGATAGATCTGGGAAACGCAAAGCTCTTATCTATCAAAGAGTAGTCAAGTAACCAGGTTATGAAATCATCGCCCTGAGGATGTGTCTTGGCATAGTAAACATTGTGATCACAAACATCTATTGACCCTTCATCATCGAATGAAGCAATCTTTCCTCTCAGCAATCTTTTATCCAGAAGCATAAATGAAAATTCATGGTCAATATCAATCTTTTCTTTAACTCTAGTACGACGCCATAAACTGTCTGTTACCTTTGAAATCAGTTCTGTACCATCATCCCTTTCACACTTGATGCGTTTGAGTGGGTCTATAATTTGATTGAGTTCAGGACATTCCAAAAAGCAGATACTCTGAGGTGTTTCCAGCAAACGGCACTCGGTAGCAAGAGAGAGCTCGGAAACTTCAAATTGTGCAAGATACTTCACCGGAAACTGCATCATCCAATCTCGGATGCTACAAGAGAGAATTTTCCGCTCCCGGAACGAAACAAGGAACAACTTGATTTCTCTGAGTAACTTACTGCGTTCTTCATCTGAAGCTAAAGGCCAGTTTTTGGACCATCCATTTTCATATACAAACTCTTTCACAAATTCGAGCCGCGTCTTGATCATGTCAGCGGCAGCTACTGCATCTAGAGGTTCCCAATCTGCAACCGATATCATACCAGCCCAGACTTCATCTACCCTCTGAGCAATATCCTCTTTCAAAGGTTTATATTTTGCAGCATGAACTTGTTCAAGATGATTCTTAAACTCTTTAGGATAAAAGAACTTCTGTGAACAAACTCGACACATCCAAAATTTCCATTTTCTGTTTATCCTTGCAGATTCAAGAACTTGCTCCAAAGCATCCAGTCCTTCTGTGCCATATCGTCTCTCGACATAACTTCTAAGCTCTGCAGTGCTTACTTTCATGAAGTTCCTTTTACTCTCAGCATTCATACTCGCCCAATACGACCTCAATCTTTTCACCTCAAGGTCTTCAATGGTATGCGAGTCACTCCTTATCTTGATTCGAAACTCCTTTGGCTCCCAAAGTTTTGTGTCAGAGTTTTTCAGAGTAAGACCGTGGAGGATCTTAGAATCTGCCATTTCGATTATAAGTTCAAGTTCACGTTTAGTAGTTAGCTCGAGCGATCTCAATGGATCAAAAGCCATGAGAGATAAACACTGTTTTGCAATCTTCACAGCTTTCCTGTAATACAATGCTGAGCCAAGATGTTCGCCCAAGTGGAAGAGAGAAACTGCAGCGAACGCTTGTACCATGTAATCTTCCAAAAAGCATTCAACAGAAGCCAGCAAGAAGGCAAATTTCAAGTCACTGTTCTCTGTCTTCCTCGCTAGTTCCATGAAGATAGTACCTTGTAGGTAATGAAGATCTGATGGAAGCTTGTGTTTCCCACGGATGTTCAAAAACGAATCTTCAATCACCTCCAAGGCCTTCATGTGTTCTCCTTGTCCGTAGTAACGTTGGGCAAGTTTGTGTTTTTCTGCGTCCCAACGAGAATGGTAAGAAGGCTCCATGATTCTCTCAACAAGCTTT is a genomic window containing:
- the LOC104750314 gene encoding uncharacterized protein LOC104750314 isoform X1 (The sequence of the model RefSeq protein was modified relative to this genomic sequence to represent the inferred CDS: added 147 bases not found in genome assembly), with protein sequence MKACNFMWPSTSPRFTITTPYPQPHLRLRTYTSRAAPVLHVKAFQRGDFDRFADDVKSGKAWRDAWRTANDGFEQFVFEAKKTAERIDRQYAVSRRLSSAASSAGDRAREIDREFGISPRVRSFSADLSRNFPKYRKQFSAFLNTPLGGSFATIFFLWFALSGWLFRVIIIATWVLPIAGPLLIGAVANNFVIKGECPACKRQFIGYKSQIIRCEGCGNIVWQPQDDFFSKDGNNNNNSKGNSKKPSKSQIIDVDFEEK
- the LOC104750314 gene encoding uncharacterized protein LOC104750314 isoform X2 (The sequence of the model RefSeq protein was modified relative to this genomic sequence to represent the inferred CDS: added 147 bases not found in genome assembly), yielding MKACNFMWPSTSPRFTITTPYPQPHLRLRTYTSRAAPVLHVKAFQRGDFDRFADDVKSGKAWRDAWRTANDGFEQFVFEAKKTAERIDRQYAVSRRLSSAASSAGDRAREIDREFGISPRVRSFSADLSRNFPKYRKQFSAFLNTPLGGSFATIFFLWFALSGWLFRVIIIATWVLPIAGPLLIGAVANNFVIKNVCF